Proteins from a single region of Butyrivibrio fibrisolvens:
- a CDS encoding ABC transporter ATP-binding protein → MKDQISMKTALVREFKALKIWSRYSKGMITLIIISKLFSKFSIYVPIALTARFINMIAASEPAEDISKMVLITLLITAGLSVISSLLARLLEKHRNYNILWQIVEKILADKKSSMDYVDVDSQKIADMQAQIEQNMNWSSWGLLRSIYCLENLLDSVLSIICCLALSVSMFVLPVTKVKFTILNNPLIAALIVVLMVVNATLSGYFFSFRQKAWSDYSDEARLGNRRFSAYGWFSHDRSRAADIRLYRQDKITTSYMSSGDIFTEKSSIAEKFIGKVGILSSLSVVFQNIMAGIIYFFVCAKAWAGAFPIGSATQYIAAVTGVFYGINGLISQIEELKSNGKFLEDTFEFLSLPNNMYQGSLTTEKRRDNKYEIEFRNVSFKYPGSDDYALRNVNLKFNVGEKLAIVGMNGSGKTTFIKLLCRLYDPTEGTIFLNGIDIRKYRYDEYMNIFSIVFQDFKLFAMPLGENVATSHSYDEAKVMKCLREAGFDDRFDKMPKGLKTHLYKDLDKEGVDVSGGEAQKIAIARALYKDAPFIILDEPTAALDPVAEAEIYERFNDMVDDRTAVYISHRLSSCKFCDEIAVFHEGQVIQKGTHQDLLKDESGKYYELWNAQAQYYTDEKAVS, encoded by the coding sequence ATGAAGGATCAGATTTCGATGAAAACAGCGCTAGTGCGTGAATTTAAAGCTTTAAAAATCTGGAGCAGGTATTCAAAGGGTATGATAACACTGATCATAATATCAAAGCTCTTTTCAAAATTTTCTATTTATGTACCAATTGCTCTTACAGCAAGATTTATAAATATGATAGCAGCATCAGAGCCTGCAGAAGATATATCAAAAATGGTGCTTATAACACTCTTGATAACAGCAGGGCTTTCTGTAATATCTTCGTTACTGGCAAGACTTTTGGAAAAGCATAGAAATTATAATATACTATGGCAAATTGTCGAGAAAATTCTTGCAGACAAAAAGTCAAGTATGGACTATGTCGATGTTGACAGTCAAAAGATTGCAGATATGCAGGCGCAGATAGAGCAGAACATGAACTGGTCATCCTGGGGGCTGCTCCGTTCAATATACTGCTTGGAAAATCTACTTGATTCTGTACTTTCAATTATCTGCTGTCTTGCTTTATCAGTTAGTATGTTTGTACTACCTGTTACAAAAGTCAAATTTACTATTCTTAATAATCCGCTGATTGCTGCTTTGATAGTAGTACTTATGGTAGTTAATGCAACACTTTCCGGATACTTTTTTAGCTTCAGGCAGAAGGCATGGTCTGATTATTCGGATGAAGCAAGACTTGGAAACAGAAGATTTTCAGCCTATGGATGGTTTTCTCACGACCGTTCAAGGGCAGCAGATATAAGACTTTACAGACAGGATAAGATTACAACAAGTTATATGAGCAGCGGTGATATATTTACAGAAAAGTCTTCAATTGCTGAAAAGTTTATAGGTAAGGTAGGCATTCTTTCATCCCTCTCTGTTGTTTTTCAGAATATAATGGCCGGCATCATATACTTTTTTGTATGCGCCAAGGCATGGGCAGGAGCTTTTCCGATAGGCTCTGCTACTCAGTATATTGCAGCTGTTACAGGCGTCTTTTATGGAATAAACGGACTTATATCTCAGATTGAAGAATTAAAGAGTAACGGTAAGTTCCTAGAGGATACTTTTGAATTCTTAAGTCTCCCCAACAATATGTATCAGGGAAGTCTCACAACTGAAAAAAGGCGTGATAACAAGTATGAGATCGAGTTTAGAAATGTCTCCTTCAAGTATCCGGGTAGTGATGATTATGCACTTAGAAATGTAAATCTTAAGTTTAATGTTGGTGAAAAGCTGGCTATCGTTGGCATGAACGGATCCGGCAAGACAACTTTTATTAAGCTTCTCTGCAGACTTTATGATCCTACGGAAGGTACTATCTTCCTTAATGGAATCGATATCAGGAAGTACCGCTATGATGAGTACATGAATATCTTTTCTATAGTTTTCCAGGATTTCAAATTGTTTGCAATGCCGCTTGGTGAGAACGTTGCAACAAGCCATTCATATGATGAAGCTAAAGTTATGAAATGCCTGAGGGAAGCAGGCTTTGATGACAGATTTGATAAGATGCCCAAAGGCCTTAAGACACATCTTTACAAGGATCTGGATAAAGAAGGCGTTGATGTCTCCGGCGGCGAAGCTCAGAAGATCGCTATTGCAAGAGCTCTTTACAAGGATGCACCATTCATCATCCTCGATGAGCCGACTGCAGCTCTTGATCCTGTTGCAGAAGCAGAGATATATGAGAGATTCAACGACATGGTGGATGACAGAACAGCAGTATACAT
- a CDS encoding ABC transporter ATP-binding protein: MDNNTDKTKENKKKPKYSIPSNIAFMISKAWNGHKIVLVICLATALTTFGKNVIQMLVAPLILQVVEEGGSFSSFVIRVAVFTLLMIFFGGLLEYLNGNSLFGRVGTRAGIVIDLERKRCTTSYPNLYNTKFIEASEKAYEAVGGNNAATEAIWGTLEGLIANSLGFIFYLILISGLDVRIAVIVTVLTIIGFVVNAKISNYSYKHKEEKAEIVNKLFYCNNVLKDRNYAKEIKLFGVANWAGDLWEKNMKLLAVFINKNQKRLFLGNLLDVVLTFLKNAVAYYVLIFMAISGKITLSEFLLYSAAVTGYSEWVGGILNQLLELHKQSIDLSILREFIDWEEPFRFEGGKKVPEAPYVFELRNVTYRYPEADKDTIKNMNLKIEPKEKIAIVGLNGAGKTTLIKLLSGFLDPTDGQVLLNGIDIREFNRQEYYDIFSAVFQEFSVIPATIKENVTQTNSDYDEDTLKESLEKAGLLEKINSLSKGIESQITRNVFEDGLELSGGETQRLMLARVLYKDSPIILLDEPTAALDPIAENNIYLRYNEMTEGKQSVFISHRLASTRFCNRILYLEDGQIKEEGTHEQLMAKDGKYAEIYGVQSKYYKEDGDNEGSDFDENSASA; the protein is encoded by the coding sequence GATAAGCAAAGCCTGGAACGGTCATAAGATAGTACTTGTCATCTGTCTTGCAACGGCTCTTACAACATTTGGTAAGAACGTAATTCAGATGCTTGTAGCACCATTGATCCTGCAGGTTGTTGAAGAGGGCGGAAGCTTTTCATCATTTGTGATAAGGGTGGCAGTATTTACACTTCTTATGATCTTCTTTGGCGGATTACTTGAGTATCTAAATGGTAACAGTCTGTTTGGAAGAGTCGGCACTAGAGCCGGCATTGTCATAGATCTGGAGCGGAAGCGCTGCACGACTTCATATCCCAATCTATATAATACCAAATTCATAGAGGCTTCTGAAAAAGCTTATGAAGCTGTTGGCGGCAATAATGCTGCTACTGAGGCTATCTGGGGGACGCTGGAAGGTCTTATTGCAAACAGTCTCGGATTTATCTTTTATCTGATACTGATATCTGGCCTTGATGTAAGGATAGCAGTTATTGTTACGGTGCTCACAATAATAGGATTTGTTGTTAATGCCAAGATTTCCAACTACAGCTACAAGCATAAGGAAGAAAAAGCGGAGATCGTTAACAAGCTGTTCTATTGTAATAATGTACTTAAGGATAGAAATTATGCAAAGGAGATCAAACTGTTTGGAGTAGCGAACTGGGCAGGTGATCTTTGGGAAAAGAATATGAAGCTTTTGGCAGTTTTTATCAATAAAAATCAAAAGCGTCTTTTCCTTGGAAATCTATTGGATGTGGTACTTACCTTTTTGAAAAATGCAGTTGCATATTATGTACTGATATTCATGGCAATAAGCGGAAAGATTACGTTGTCAGAGTTTCTCCTATATTCTGCGGCCGTTACAGGATATTCGGAGTGGGTTGGGGGAATCCTTAATCAGCTTCTTGAGCTTCATAAGCAGAGCATAGATCTTTCTATCTTACGCGAATTCATCGATTGGGAAGAACCTTTTAGATTTGAAGGCGGAAAAAAGGTACCTGAGGCTCCGTATGTTTTTGAATTAAGAAATGTTACTTATCGCTATCCTGAAGCTGATAAAGATACTATCAAAAATATGAACCTTAAGATTGAACCCAAGGAAAAGATAGCGATCGTAGGACTTAACGGCGCTGGAAAGACAACACTCATAAAGCTTCTTTCAGGATTCCTTGATCCGACTGATGGACAGGTACTTCTTAACGGAATTGATATAAGAGAGTTTAACAGGCAGGAATATTACGATATTTTCTCAGCGGTATTCCAGGAGTTTTCGGTTATTCCAGCTACGATAAAAGAAAACGTCACTCAGACAAATTCTGATTATGATGAAGATACACTTAAGGAAAGCCTTGAAAAAGCAGGCCTTTTAGAAAAGATAAACAGTCTTTCAAAAGGTATAGAGTCTCAGATAACAAGAAATGTATTTGAAGATGGCCTTGAACTGTCAGGAGGCGAAACACAAAGACTAATGCTTGCAAGAGTTCTTTACAAAGATTCTCCGATCATCCTTCTTGATGAACCGACAGCAGCGCTTGATCCTATAGCAGAGAACAACATCTACCTTCGCTATAACGAGATGACAGAAGGTAAACAGTCTGTTTTCATATCACACAGACTGGCTTCAACGAGATTCTGCAACAGGATCCTATACTTAGAGGATGGACAGATCAAAGAAGAGGGAACTCACGAACAGCTGATGGCTAAAGACGGAAAATACGCAGAAATATATGGTGTTCAGAGTAAATACTATAAAGAGGATGGCGACAATGAAGGATCAGATTTCGATGAAAACAGCGCTAGTGCGTGA